The Kroppenstedtia pulmonis genome has a segment encoding these proteins:
- a CDS encoding alpha/beta fold hydrolase: protein MVFIHGGGVSGWMWDKQVQYFTHFHCIVPDLPQQGKSRQDTTFTIHDSASKILELIEEKGAGKRIIVIGFSLGAQILLAMLGLKPHVIDDAIINSALVRPIPFSKLLTRSMVLTLPLIKNKTFSHIQAKSMYIPDDYLETYYQENRLLRPDVFARISEENMAFRIPENFRNAGSRMLVTVGEKERKVMKESLIDILRGNSNCKGIIFPEVGHGISLAKPDFFNQLVENWVLNGKIPDEVQEVI from the coding sequence ATGGTTTTTATCCATGGTGGAGGCGTAAGCGGTTGGATGTGGGATAAACAAGTCCAATATTTCACGCACTTTCATTGTATCGTGCCTGACTTGCCCCAACAAGGAAAGAGCCGCCAGGACACTACATTTACAATTCACGACAGTGCTTCCAAGATCCTTGAACTGATTGAAGAAAAAGGAGCAGGAAAGAGAATCATCGTAATCGGTTTTTCTTTAGGTGCTCAGATTTTGCTTGCAATGCTCGGGTTAAAACCCCATGTAATCGATGATGCCATTATCAACAGTGCACTGGTAAGGCCCATTCCCTTTTCCAAATTATTAACCCGGTCCATGGTCCTGACCCTCCCTCTGATCAAAAATAAAACCTTTTCCCACATACAAGCCAAATCCATGTACATCCCTGATGACTATTTGGAAACTTATTACCAGGAAAATCGTCTGCTCCGCCCTGATGTTTTCGCAAGAATCTCGGAAGAAAACATGGCTTTTCGCATACCCGAAAACTTCAGGAACGCAGGTAGTCGAATGTTGGTAACCGTTGGGGAAAAGGAAAGAAAGGTGATGAAAGAATCCCTAATCGATATTCTGAGAGGCAACTCCAACTGTAAAGGAATCATATTTCCTGAAGTCGGACATGGGATCTCCCTCGCCAAACCTGATTTCTTTAACCAATTGGTTGAGAATTGGGTGTTAAATGGGAAAATACCGGATGAAGTGCAAGAAGTCATTTGA
- a CDS encoding DUF4129 domain-containing protein → MTRQRKQTLWLAYISQSLCIGGLYALLAQEVFPILGAVVLLMAHGMRTGAVRQRNTLVAGLLLVLWMGIWSVWQGIPPVLDLLLYSVLGLLLQKRMEGLQSLPARHMRGQLKDEFRWDFLLFIATVILGFIYMADVEPVRGLPWLFAYMGTRLLALLACTRLMSAEETPLSDVGWKGNFSPLIWVVGTVLGVWILQVSDIPGWDSLLNLLLQLVTILFYGVGWILQWIGVDQWNLGEKLDDLLQGGASQDSLDTGSHLTEGVGASSGGRWIGMGLVGLLGILTVWLLLRLRRKREGAIWRDQGSGKEIRRFLSRERMARASSWPYPEGSMTWVRRGYRRFLSMMRKAGYPRKWDETPTAYARRLKQSHPEREDLISHITRTYQEHRYGNKDVDHLKKEMNTWVKEIERKS, encoded by the coding sequence ATGACCCGTCAACGAAAACAAACCTTATGGCTGGCGTATATCAGTCAATCTCTGTGTATCGGCGGTTTATATGCCCTGCTGGCCCAGGAGGTGTTTCCGATACTGGGGGCCGTCGTCTTGCTAATGGCTCATGGGATGCGTACTGGGGCGGTTCGGCAAAGAAACACCCTTGTAGCAGGTTTGCTGTTGGTTCTGTGGATGGGAATCTGGTCAGTTTGGCAAGGCATTCCTCCTGTTTTGGATCTTCTTTTGTATAGTGTGTTGGGGCTTCTCCTGCAAAAGCGGATGGAAGGCTTGCAATCCCTTCCGGCACGCCATATGAGAGGTCAATTGAAAGATGAATTTCGGTGGGACTTTCTCCTGTTTATCGCAACCGTTATCCTCGGCTTTATCTATATGGCGGATGTGGAGCCGGTTCGAGGTCTTCCCTGGTTGTTTGCATATATGGGAACACGCCTGTTGGCATTACTGGCATGTACCCGGTTGATGAGTGCTGAGGAAACTCCTTTGTCTGATGTCGGATGGAAAGGAAACTTCTCTCCCTTGATATGGGTAGTGGGTACCGTGTTGGGGGTGTGGATCTTACAGGTGTCGGATATTCCCGGGTGGGATTCCCTGCTTAATCTGTTACTCCAACTGGTCACCATCCTTTTCTACGGGGTGGGATGGATCCTGCAATGGATCGGGGTGGACCAATGGAACCTGGGTGAGAAGCTGGACGATTTGTTACAGGGAGGAGCATCCCAGGATTCACTGGATACAGGATCTCATCTGACAGAAGGGGTAGGTGCTTCATCAGGCGGCCGCTGGATCGGAATGGGATTGGTGGGTTTACTGGGAATCCTGACGGTATGGCTGTTGCTTCGCTTGAGGAGAAAAAGAGAGGGAGCTATATGGAGAGATCAGGGAAGTGGCAAGGAGATCCGTCGCTTTCTGTCCAGGGAAAGAATGGCCAGGGCTTCATCCTGGCCTTATCCGGAAGGGAGCATGACCTGGGTACGCAGGGGATATCGTCGTTTCCTCAGCATGATGCGAAAAGCGGGATATCCCCGGAAGTGGGATGAAACCCCCACTGCCTATGCCCGGCGCCTGAAGCAGAGTCACCCGGAACGGGAAGATCTCATCTCCCACATCACCCGAACCTATCAAGAACACCGCTACGGAAACAAGGATGTGGATCATCTGAAAAAAGAGATGAATACCTGGGTCAAGGAGATCGAGAGGAAGTCATGA
- a CDS encoding DUF58 domain-containing protein — protein MTIILWILAFFAGVWVYAQVWNRGTQNGLTLQIVVPSHRVVEGDRTVIRIILENRSWLPLPWIGLHQPLPQGVEWVVDGKEYREIRFATYLMPRQRLEREYDLRCKQRGYHLLERAEVEISDGIGINEQVERLSGGGRLLVRPRMMEEKELPIQYREMMGEIAVKRWYQGDPSRLSGIRPYQEGDPFKSIHWAASARTGEWMTKQFESTSQTHLYVLLNHQFFKMHRIGTISRQVDHQCRLAITLFCQGEEMGLDCGLISNAAWQGVEGLSIPPGRHPSHLNTLEAALGGVHSSSTEPFAETLKRTRRCLNHHAALVIITGYWEESIEEEVEKLRGDGHFPVLIFTGEKDRDIPVRVAATTPVLRNPLLDKQEVSA, from the coding sequence ATGACGATCATCCTGTGGATCCTTGCTTTTTTTGCCGGTGTTTGGGTTTATGCTCAGGTATGGAATCGAGGAACCCAAAATGGCCTGACACTTCAGATCGTTGTGCCTTCCCACAGGGTGGTGGAAGGAGACAGGACCGTGATTCGCATCATCCTGGAAAACCGGTCTTGGCTTCCTCTTCCTTGGATCGGACTGCATCAGCCTCTTCCTCAGGGGGTGGAGTGGGTGGTTGATGGAAAGGAATACCGGGAAATCCGGTTCGCTACCTATTTGATGCCTCGTCAGCGTTTGGAACGGGAGTATGATCTTCGATGCAAACAAAGAGGATATCATTTACTGGAACGGGCAGAGGTGGAGATCAGTGACGGGATCGGGATCAATGAACAAGTGGAGCGTTTATCCGGCGGTGGCCGCCTGTTGGTTCGACCCCGGATGATGGAGGAAAAGGAACTTCCGATTCAGTATCGGGAGATGATGGGGGAAATCGCCGTAAAAAGATGGTATCAGGGAGATCCCTCCCGCCTGTCGGGAATTCGTCCCTATCAAGAAGGGGATCCCTTTAAAAGCATTCACTGGGCGGCATCGGCCCGGACAGGTGAATGGATGACCAAACAATTTGAAAGCACCTCTCAAACTCATTTGTATGTCCTGTTAAACCATCAATTTTTTAAAATGCACCGCATCGGCACCATTTCCCGGCAAGTGGATCATCAGTGTCGTTTGGCCATTACTCTGTTTTGCCAAGGGGAGGAGATGGGACTGGATTGTGGCCTGATCTCCAATGCCGCCTGGCAAGGGGTAGAGGGGTTATCCATTCCCCCAGGTCGTCATCCCTCCCACCTGAATACCTTGGAAGCAGCCTTGGGAGGGGTCCATTCCTCTTCCACTGAACCCTTTGCTGAGACATTGAAACGGACCCGGCGATGTCTGAATCATCATGCTGCCCTGGTGATCATTACCGGATACTGGGAGGAAAGCATAGAAGAAGAAGTGGAAAAATTGCGTGGGGATGGACACTTCCCGGTACTGATCTTTACCGGGGAAAAAGACCGGGACATTCCCGTCAGAGTGGCGGCAACGACTCCTGTCCTGAGGAACCCCCTCCTGGATAAACAGGAGGTGTCAGCATGA
- a CDS encoding AAA family ATPase, producing the protein MGQIQETAQRLSQEVGKAIIGQEQTLEHLLVSLFSGGHVLLEDVPGVGKTALSKALSFAIGAPFKRIQCTPDLLPSDVVGTTVYNQKNGEFEFRQGPLFSQLVLVDEINRAIPRTQSALLEAMAEGQISVDGTTYPLHRPFFVMATQNPVESHGTFPLPEAQLDRFLMKISMGYPDMEEEGLILRLARKGGNPEETEAVVQPEEILAVQQQVREIQVSDVVERYLLEIVRKTRNHEEIRLGASPRGLIALGSAAQALAGIRGRDYVIPDDIKELAPVVLAHRLVLDPSLRLKQKSSLEVMEEILSEIPAPVEEEPFTSGETP; encoded by the coding sequence ATGGGACAGATTCAAGAAACAGCACAGCGATTATCCCAGGAAGTGGGGAAGGCCATCATTGGTCAGGAACAAACACTGGAGCATCTTCTGGTCAGTTTGTTTTCCGGTGGTCATGTTCTGTTGGAGGATGTTCCGGGAGTGGGGAAGACGGCATTGTCCAAGGCATTGTCCTTCGCCATTGGTGCCCCTTTTAAACGGATCCAGTGTACCCCGGATCTTTTGCCTTCCGATGTAGTGGGGACAACAGTATATAACCAGAAAAACGGAGAATTTGAGTTTCGACAGGGTCCCTTATTCAGTCAGTTGGTTTTGGTGGATGAAATTAATCGTGCCATTCCCCGAACCCAATCCGCCCTGTTGGAAGCCATGGCAGAGGGCCAGATCAGTGTAGACGGGACTACGTACCCGTTGCATCGTCCTTTTTTTGTCATGGCGACACAAAATCCGGTGGAATCCCATGGAACCTTTCCCCTACCTGAAGCCCAGTTGGACCGCTTTCTGATGAAAATATCCATGGGGTATCCGGATATGGAGGAAGAAGGTCTCATTCTTCGTCTGGCCAGAAAAGGTGGAAACCCCGAAGAGACGGAAGCGGTGGTTCAGCCTGAGGAAATCTTGGCGGTACAACAGCAAGTACGGGAGATTCAAGTGTCAGATGTAGTGGAACGGTATCTGTTGGAGATTGTCCGTAAAACCCGGAACCATGAGGAAATACGGCTGGGTGCCTCTCCCCGGGGATTGATCGCCCTGGGAAGTGCGGCACAGGCCTTAGCCGGGATTCGGGGACGGGACTATGTGATTCCGGATGATATCAAGGAGTTGGCCCCTGTGGTTTTGGCCCATCGTTTGGTGTTGGACCCTTCGCTGCGGTTAAAACAGAAATCCTCCCTGGAAGTGATGGAAGAGATCTTATCCGAAATTCCGGCGCCGGTAGAGGAAGAGCCCTTCACCTCTGGGGAGACACCATGA
- the argS gene encoding arginine--tRNA ligase: protein MNALERMKENLKQEIRQAVVEAGLAPLEEVPEVVLEVPKEKAHGDLATNMAMQLARIAKKNPRQIAEELIRRIHREKAFIKEIQIAGPGFINFFIDRSYLTEVLVEMDQAGDTYGESTTGQGERVLVEFVSANPTGSLHLGHARGAAIGDVLCRVLSKAGYEVTREYYINDAGNQMNMMALSLEARYREALGLDASFPEDGYRGQDMVQMGKKLAEEEGDRLLKLGEEERIAFIREYGLKHLLAKIREDLSRYRVEFDVWYSEKSLHDSGAVTEVVEELTRLGHTYEKDGAVWLKSTEFGDDKDRVLVKKDGSFTYITPDIAYHRDKYDRGFHRIVDIFGADHHGYIPRIKAAMAASGRDPEQMTFLVTQMVKLYQGGELVKMSKRTGKAVTMVELMEEVGVDATRYIFAMRGPDSHLDFDMDLAVSQSNDNPVFYVQYAHARINSVFRQAQERGIPLELDASVLSALKEEQEYDLLQKLASFPEEIALAAEQMAPNRVVRYLHELATQLHSYYNAHRVITEDRERTQARLALLSGVVQVLRIGLNLVGVHAPEKM from the coding sequence ATGAATGCCCTGGAACGGATGAAAGAAAACCTGAAGCAAGAGATACGACAAGCTGTAGTGGAAGCGGGGCTGGCCCCTTTGGAAGAAGTACCGGAAGTGGTGCTGGAAGTACCCAAAGAGAAGGCACACGGAGACCTGGCAACCAATATGGCGATGCAACTGGCTCGGATTGCCAAAAAAAATCCTCGTCAGATTGCGGAGGAACTGATCCGTCGCATCCACCGGGAGAAGGCCTTTATCAAGGAAATTCAGATTGCAGGACCTGGTTTCATCAACTTTTTCATTGATCGTTCCTATTTGACGGAAGTGTTGGTAGAAATGGATCAAGCCGGTGATACATACGGAGAGAGTACCACCGGACAGGGAGAACGGGTGCTGGTGGAGTTTGTCAGTGCCAACCCCACCGGCAGTCTTCATCTGGGACACGCCAGAGGGGCTGCGATCGGTGATGTGTTGTGCCGGGTATTGAGTAAAGCAGGGTATGAGGTAACCAGGGAATACTACATCAATGATGCCGGTAACCAGATGAACATGATGGCTCTCTCTCTGGAAGCCCGTTATCGGGAGGCTCTGGGCTTGGATGCTTCTTTCCCGGAGGATGGATACAGAGGTCAGGATATGGTTCAAATGGGCAAGAAGCTGGCGGAAGAAGAAGGAGACCGTCTGCTTAAGCTGGGTGAGGAAGAGCGGATTGCTTTTATTAGAGAATACGGGTTGAAACATTTGTTGGCAAAAATCCGAGAAGATTTGAGCCGGTATCGGGTTGAGTTTGATGTGTGGTATTCCGAAAAATCTCTTCATGATTCCGGAGCGGTAACAGAGGTTGTGGAAGAATTGACACGTCTCGGCCACACCTATGAAAAAGATGGAGCGGTTTGGTTGAAGTCGACGGAATTCGGAGACGATAAAGATCGGGTGTTGGTAAAGAAAGACGGCTCCTTTACCTATATCACCCCGGATATCGCCTACCACCGGGATAAGTATGACCGGGGATTCCATCGGATTGTCGATATTTTTGGAGCCGATCATCATGGCTACATCCCCCGGATCAAAGCGGCGATGGCGGCTTCCGGTCGGGATCCGGAGCAAATGACTTTTCTGGTGACTCAGATGGTGAAACTGTATCAGGGGGGCGAGCTTGTCAAGATGTCCAAACGGACCGGAAAAGCCGTCACCATGGTGGAACTGATGGAAGAGGTGGGAGTGGATGCCACCCGGTATATCTTCGCCATGAGAGGGCCGGATTCTCATCTGGACTTTGATATGGATCTGGCGGTCTCCCAATCCAACGATAATCCGGTCTTCTATGTTCAGTACGCCCATGCCCGGATCAACAGTGTCTTCCGTCAGGCACAGGAGCGGGGAATTCCCCTGGAATTGGATGCTTCGGTTTTGTCTGCGTTGAAGGAAGAACAGGAATACGACCTTTTGCAAAAGCTGGCCTCCTTCCCGGAGGAAATCGCTTTGGCCGCTGAACAGATGGCACCCAATCGGGTGGTTCGTTATCTTCATGAACTGGCTACCCAATTACACAGCTACTACAATGCCCATCGGGTGATTACAGAGGATCGGGAACGGACCCAGGCCCGATTGGCTCTGTTGTCCGGAGTGGTCCAGGTACTCCGGATCGGGTTAAACCTGGTGGGAGTCCATGCTCCGGAAAAAATGTAA
- a CDS encoding DUF1934 domain-containing protein, whose translation MKPIYLEIQSFIQPGAGLEPQTIKQQLEGFFEERPSEWVVRYTETPGTDEEIRTTVKADTEEVTVIRQGMVSYRTTYRPGQETFSLIEVPGGTSEMEVMTKTYQRNQTSDGGMIQFTFDLKMGNEEMGQYQLRIQWTEVPD comes from the coding sequence TTGAAACCGATTTACCTGGAGATCCAATCATTTATTCAACCGGGAGCCGGCTTGGAACCGCAAACCATCAAACAGCAGTTGGAAGGTTTCTTTGAAGAGAGACCTTCTGAATGGGTTGTACGGTATACAGAGACACCAGGGACAGATGAGGAGATTCGGACGACGGTAAAAGCCGACACGGAAGAGGTGACAGTGATCCGTCAGGGGATGGTTTCCTACAGGACCACCTATCGTCCTGGTCAGGAAACCTTCAGCTTGATTGAGGTTCCAGGCGGTACATCGGAAATGGAAGTGATGACAAAGACTTACCAACGGAATCAAACCTCGGATGGGGGAATGATCCAATTTACTTTTGACTTGAAGATGGGGAATGAAGAAATGGGTCAATACCAACTGCGGATTCAATGGACGGAGGTGCCGGATTGA
- the speB gene encoding agmatinase: MRFDEAYSGNVFIGATPHVEEADIIIYGMPMDWTASFRPGSRFGPKRIREASLVLEEYSPYLDRDLSELNYFDAGDIPLPFGNPEKSLHQIEAFVDKVLQQNKIPFGLGGEHLVTWPVVKAIHRYYSQLAVIHIDAHADLRTDYEGEVLSHATPLRKIVELLGADNVYQFGIRSGTREEFHYAKQEKIPFYPFEVLTPLQRILPQLAGRPVYVTVDIDVLDPAFAPGTGTPEPGGITSRELLQAIHSIADAGIQVVGADLVEVAPVYDPTEQTPVMGAKVLREMLLGFCR, encoded by the coding sequence TTGCGCTTTGATGAAGCCTACTCCGGTAATGTGTTTATCGGGGCCACCCCCCACGTAGAGGAAGCCGACATCATCATTTACGGGATGCCCATGGATTGGACAGCCAGCTTCCGACCTGGCTCCCGTTTTGGACCCAAACGGATTCGGGAGGCTTCCCTGGTGTTGGAAGAGTACAGTCCCTATCTGGACCGGGATCTGTCAGAGCTGAACTATTTTGATGCCGGGGATATTCCGCTACCCTTTGGCAATCCGGAAAAAAGCCTTCATCAGATCGAAGCCTTTGTGGACAAGGTGTTGCAACAGAATAAGATACCTTTCGGTCTCGGCGGTGAGCATCTGGTGACATGGCCGGTTGTCAAAGCGATCCATCGCTATTACAGTCAATTGGCTGTGATTCATATCGATGCCCATGCTGACTTGCGAACAGACTACGAAGGAGAAGTTCTTTCCCATGCCACTCCTCTGCGTAAGATCGTGGAGTTATTAGGGGCAGACAACGTGTATCAATTTGGAATCCGCTCCGGGACAAGGGAAGAGTTTCACTATGCCAAACAGGAGAAGATTCCTTTTTATCCCTTTGAAGTGTTGACCCCTTTGCAAAGGATATTGCCCCAACTGGCAGGACGCCCCGTTTACGTCACGGTAGACATCGATGTGTTGGATCCGGCCTTTGCTCCAGGCACCGGTACACCGGAACCAGGGGGAATCACCTCCAGGGAACTTCTGCAGGCGATCCACAGCATTGCGGATGCCGGGATTCAGGTGGTAGGTGCAGATTTAGTGGAAGTGGCTCCTGTGTATGATCCGACTGAACAGACTCCTGTGATGGGAGCCAAAGTCCTACGGGAAATGCTCCTGGGTTTTTGCAGGTGA
- the speE gene encoding polyamine aminopropyltransferase has protein sequence MELWYTEKQTPDHGITSKITRTLHHEQTDYQTLDVIETKQFGRMLVLDGMVMTTDRDEFAYHELLAHVGMVTHPNPRRVLVVGGGDGGVIREVLKHPSVEKAVLCEIDRRVIEVSQEFFPEIAGALTDSRVEIRVEDGIQHIKAHPDTYDVILVDSTEPIGPAEGLFQKPFYQGIEQALRLEGVMVAQTESPWFNRDLIRQVYRDIASVFPVTRLYTGSVPTYPSGLWSFTLGSKGRDPLEVKADQVPELKTRYYHPHLHTSLFQLPSFVEELTR, from the coding sequence ATGGAATTATGGTATACCGAAAAACAGACGCCGGATCACGGCATCACCAGTAAAATTACCCGGACACTGCATCATGAGCAGACGGATTACCAAACCCTGGACGTGATCGAAACCAAACAGTTCGGACGGATGTTGGTGCTGGATGGGATGGTCATGACAACGGACCGGGATGAATTCGCCTACCATGAGTTGCTGGCCCATGTGGGGATGGTGACTCATCCCAATCCCCGGCGGGTATTGGTCGTAGGGGGAGGAGACGGGGGTGTGATCCGGGAGGTGCTGAAGCATCCCAGTGTGGAGAAGGCGGTATTGTGTGAAATCGATCGTCGTGTGATCGAAGTATCCCAGGAATTTTTCCCGGAGATTGCCGGAGCTTTGACGGATTCCCGTGTGGAAATACGGGTGGAGGACGGCATTCAGCATATCAAGGCCCACCCGGATACCTATGATGTGATTTTAGTAGACTCCACGGAGCCTATCGGCCCCGCAGAAGGATTGTTTCAGAAGCCCTTTTATCAGGGGATTGAACAGGCGCTTCGGTTAGAGGGAGTCATGGTGGCACAGACGGAGTCCCCCTGGTTTAACCGGGATTTGATTCGTCAGGTATACCGGGATATCGCTTCTGTTTTCCCTGTTACCCGGTTGTATACCGGCAGTGTTCCCACTTATCCCAGTGGACTGTGGAGTTTCACCCTGGGTTCCAAGGGGCGGGATCCGTTAGAGGTGAAAGCGGATCAGGTTCCTGAGTTGAAAACCAGGTATTATCACCCTCATCTTCATACCAGTTTGTTTCAGCTCCCCTCCTTTGTGGAAGAGCTGACCCGTTAG